One Glycine soja cultivar W05 chromosome 2, ASM419377v2, whole genome shotgun sequence genomic region harbors:
- the LOC114389858 gene encoding sulfate transporter 3.1-like, with the protein MGSVDYEYPLGMNNFERVHQVEVPPPQPFFKSLKYSLKETFFPDDPLRQFKNKPASKKFMLGLQFFFPIFEWAPKYTFQFLKADLIAGITIASLAIPQGISYAKLANLPPILGLYSSFIPPLIYAMMGSSRDLAVGTVAVGSLLMGSMLSNAVDPNEDPKLYLHLAFTATLFAGVFQAALGLFRLGLIVDFLSHATIIGFMGGAATVVCLQQLKSILGLEHFTHGADIISVMRSVFTQTHEWRWESAVLGCVFIFFLLSTRYFSKKRPRFFWVSAMAPLTSVILGSLLVYFTHAEKHGVEVIGELKKGLNPPSLTNLVFVSPYMTTAVKTGIVVGIISLAEGIAVGRSFAMYKNYNIDGNKEMIAIGTMNVVGSFTSCYLTTGPFSRSAVNYNAGCKTAASNIIMSLAVMLTLLFLTPLFHYTPLVVLSAIIVSAMLGLIDYEAAIHLFKVDKFDFVVCMSAYIGVVFGSVEIGLVIAIVISVLRVLLFIARPRTFVLGNIPNSVIYRNVEHYQNAKHVPGMLILEIDAPIYFANASYLRERITRWIDEEEERIKATGETSLQYVIIDMSAVGNIDTSGISMLEEVKKITERRELQLVLVNPVSEVMKKLNKSKFQNHLGKKWIYLTVEEAVGACNFNLRASKTNPKKDETEGWNNV; encoded by the exons ATGGGGAGTGTAGATTATGAGTACCCTTTGGGCATGAACAACTTTGAGAGAGTGCACCAAGTGGAGGTTCCACCGCCACAGCCGTTTTTCAAGTCTCTAAAGTACTCTTTGAAGGAGACTTTCTTCCCTGATGACCCTTTGAGGCAGTTCAAGAACAAGCCAGCTTCCAAGAAGTTCATGCTTGGCCTTCAGTTCTTCTTCCCCATTTTCGAATGGGCTCCCAAATACACCTTTCAGTTCTTGAAAGCTGACCTCATAGCTGGCATCACCATCGCTAGCTTGGCCATTCCTCAGGGCATCAGTTATGCCAAGCTCGCCAACCTCCCTCCAATTCTTGGACTAT ATTCGAGCTTTATACCACCATTGATTTATGCGATGATGGGTAGCTCGAGGGATTTGGCAGTGGGGACTGTGGCGGTTGGATCGcttctgatgggttcgatgttGAGTAATGCCGTTGATCCCAATGAAGACCCAAAGCTTTACCTCCACCTGGCTTTCACAGCTACATTATTTGCTGGTGTTTTTCAGGCTGCCTTGGGTCTGTTTAG GTTGGGGTTGATCGTGGATTTTCTGTCACATGCAACCATAATAGGGTTCATGGGAGGAGCAGCCACGGTGGTGTGTCTGCAGCAACTAAAATCGATTCTTGGCCTTGAGCATTTCACCCATGGAGCTGATATCATATCAGTGATGCGCTCTGTTTTCACCCAAACTCATGAG TGGAGGTGGGAAAGTGCTGTGTTAGGATGTgtcttcattttcttcctccTTAGCACAAGATACTTC AGCAAAAAACGACCAAGGTTTTTTTGGGTGTCAGCAATGGCGCCATTGACGTCCGTTATATTGGGAAGTCTCTTGGTTTATTTCACTCACGCCGAGAAGCACGGTGTTGAAGTG ATAGGAGAACTGAAGAAGGGTTTGAATCCACCATCACTCACAAATCTGGTATTTGTGTCGCCTTACATGACTACAGCTGTCAAAACTGGCATTGTCGTTGGCATCATATCACTTGCG GAAGGAATAGCAGTAGGAAGAAGCTTTGCAatgtataaaaattacaatattgATGGCAACAAAGAGATGATAGCTATTGGGACCATGAACGTAGTTGGTTCTTTCACCTCTTGCTACCTCACAACAG GACCATTTTCGCGTTCGGCTGTGAACTATAACGCTGGATGCAAGACAGCAGCTTCCAACATTATAATGTCACTTGCAGTAATGTTGACATTGTTATTCCTGACACCCTTGTTCCATTACACTCCCCTGGTGGTGCTATCAGCTATTATCGTATCTGCAATGCTTGGACTCATAGATTATGAAGCAGCCATCCATCTATTTAAGGTTGACAAATTTGACTTTGTGGTGTGCATGAGTGCATACATTGGCGTGGTCTTTGGCAGTGTTGAAATTGGCTTAGTCATAGCT ATTGTAATATCTGTACTTCGGGTACTTCTATTTATTGCAAGGCCAAGGACATTCGTTTTGGGCAACATTCCAAATTCTGTGATATACCGAAATGTTGAGCACTATCAAAATGCAAAACATGTTCCTGGAATGCTAATTCTAGAGATTGATGCACCAATTTACTTTGCCAATGCCAGCTATTTAAGAGAAAG GATCACAAGGTGgattgatgaagaagaagaaagaattaaAGCTACAGGGGAGACTAGTTTGCAGTATGTTATAATTGATATGAGTG CTGTTGGAAACATTGATACAAGTGGAATAAGTATGCTTGAAGAGGTGAAGAAGATTACAGAGAGAAGAGAGCTACAG CTTGTTTTGGTCAATCCTGTAAGTGAAGTGATGAAGAAACTGAACAAATCGAAGTTCCAAAATCATTTAGGGAAGAAATGGATCTATCTGACTGTTGAAGAGGCCGTTGGAGCATGCAACTTCAATCTACGTGCAAGCAAAACGAACCCAAAGAAAGATGAAACAGAGGGTTGGAACAATGTGTGA
- the LOC114389863 gene encoding protein NETWORKED 1D-like — protein MATKSQANSRRMYSWWWDSHISPKNSKWLQENLTDMDAKVKQMIKLIEEDADSFARRAEMYYKKRPELMKMVEEFYRAYRALAERYDHATGVIRHAHKTMAEAFPNQVPMMLTDDLPAISPTETEPHTPEMRHPSRAFLDPDEPQKDASAHFHAIKRNGGYTGEPDSPLNKTGLKQLNDLYIPGEQENLPKFARRGLNFFETQEESNEQNSGSNNTLSESERVTKAETEILALKKAIAKLEDEKEAGLLQYQQSLEKMSNLKLEVSTAQENSRRLDERASKAEAEVQALKEAQIKLQAESEASLLQYQECLEKISNLEKNISSLQKEAGELNERATKAETETESLKQELARVEAEKEATLVQYNQCLETISKLEERIKEAEENARRIKEHADIAEKEIEALELQVTKLNEEKEDAALHYQQCMEIISSLEYKLSCAEEEVHRLNSKIVDGVEKLQSSEQKCLLLETSNHTLQSELQSLAQKVGSQSEELNEKQQELGRLWGCIQEERLRFIEAETAFQTLQQLHSQSQEELRSLASELNSKVEILGNVESRKQALEDEVHRVSEENKILNEVKISSSLSIKNLQDEILNLRETIEKVEQEVELRIDERNALQQEIYCLKEELNDVNKKHEAMIEEVRSTDLDPQCFGSSVKKLQDENLKLKETCEADKGEKEALLVKLETMEKLLEKNTVLENSLSDLNAELDSVRGKVNVLEETCQSLLVEKSNLAAEKATLFSQLQSTTEKLEKLSEKSNLLENSLFDVNAELEGLRVKSKVLEDTCRSLDHEKSSICQEKETLVSQLNITHQTLKDLEKLHSELELKHLELKGERESALQKVEELLVSLYSEREENSRVLKLNEDELAEKELQILILQEDANCKKKEYEEELDRAIHAQLEIFILQKCIDDLEKKNLSLLVECQRLLEASKMSDKMISKLETENVQKQVDVNSLSEKIKILRIGLIQVLKTLDNNSGHFGEDMLEEGQMLLNHIYGKLQERQKSFDTIFNGSQQMAIENSILITFLEQLKLKVENLVTQRDTLDEEFNIQSKQFLALQIEVQKILQKNQELELTISKGEERMEVMTIETDNLRKQLSDLEKSHNNLQEDSCKILEEKKSLTRRFLDLGEEKSNLEEEICVMIHEAIAQSNLSLIYENIIFEKLMELKELGEDLDKHCSANNDLDERLRVMMCKLENAEMENSHLKESFVKSNVELHLVESINGQLSCQIRDEREMLHLKENELLEAAEMFHVLHTEKTELQRMVEDLKIKYDEARVMLEEQANQILKLSSDKDHQNEELLCLSEVNQKLESEMGYLRQELGETKLREKKLGDEVLKGTNEIEQWETQASTLFAELQISAVNETLFEGKVCELNEMFRVLHTEKTELQRMVEDLKTKYDEARVMLEEKASRILKLSSDKDRQNEELICLCEVNQKLESEIGYLRRELGDTKLREKKLGDEVLKGTNEIEQWETQASTLFAELQIFAVNETLFEGKVCELADACENLERRNYSKDMESEHLKERVSELEVENGRLCEQLIAYVPAVSALNDCITSLEMQTLAHEKPHDHEESKVNSLVNNECTENGRQTDEDRTVVAPDALPYFQDMQRRINAIAMAVKQLNESFKSKHVENMQASKHVTQADQARPDTPVTEIEVLPKDIMLDQISECSSYGISRRREILEADDQMLELWETADKDAAIGKQAEKTQKMVAEAAGNHQRGATMELRNKYPSTDSLVEKELSVDKLEVSRRLTLPREEGNQSKILERLDSDAQKLTNLQITVQDLMKKVEINEKSTKGKGVEFDEVKGQLEAAQENITKLFDTNRKLMMNMEEGTLSSVGKDAAESGESGSVSRRRVSEQARRESEKIGQLHLEVQRLQFLLLKLGDGKEIKEKTKMTDRSPRVLLRDYIYGGMRTNNQKKKKKLPFCACVRPPTKGD, from the exons ATGGCGACTAAGTCTCAAGCAAATTCCAGGAGAATGTATTCATGGTGGTGGGACAGCCACATAAGCcccaaaaattcaaaatggCTCCAGGAAAATCTCACAG ATATGGATGCCAAGGTGAAGCAAATGATTAAGCTTATTGAAGAAGATGCAGATTCCTTTGCCAGGAGAGCAgaaatgtattataaaaaacGCCCAGAGCTTATGAAAATGGTTGAAGAGTTTTACAGGGCATATCGGGCATTGGCTGAGAGATATGATCATGCAACTGGAGTGATCCGCCACGCCCATAAGACCATGGCTGAAGCATTTCCTAATCAAGTTCCTATGATGTTGACAGATGATTTACCTGCCATTTCTCCTACGGAGACTGAGCCACATACTCCAGAAATGCGACACCCTTCACGTGCATTTCTTGATCCAGATGAACCACAAAAGGATGCTTCTGCTCATTTCCATGCTATCAAAAGAAATGGTGGTTATACTGGTGAACCCGATTCTCCTTTGAACAAAACCGGTTTGAAACAGCTCAATGATCTCTACATCCCTGGAGAACAAGAAAATCTTCCAAAGTTTGCTAGAAGGGGGCTCAATTTTTTTGAGACGCAGGAGGAGAGTAATGAGCAAAACAGTGGAAGCAACAACACTTTGTCTGAGTCTGAACGCGTGACAAAAGCTGAGACAGAAATTTTGGCCTTGAAGAAAGCCATTGCCAAATTAGAAGATGAAAAGGAAGCTGGCTTGCTTCAGTATCAGCAGAGTTTGGAGAAAATGTCTAATCTCAAGTTAGAAGTGTCTACTGCACAAGAGAATTCTCGAAGACTCGATGAGCGAGCAAGTAAAGCTGAAGCTGAAGTTCAAGCCTTGAAGGAAGCCCAAATCAAATTACAGGCTGAAAGTGAAGCTAGTCTTCTTCAGTACCAGGAATGCTTGGAGAAAATATCTAATCtggagaaaaatatttcttctttGCAAAAGGAAGCAGGAGAACTTAATGAACGAGCTACTAAAGCTGAAACTGAGACTGAGTCCCTAAAGCAGGAACTTGCTAGAGTAGAAGCTGAAAAGGAAGCTACCCTTGTTCAATATAACCAGTGCTTGGAGACAATATCAAAACTGGAGGAGAGAATAAAAGAAGCTGAGGAGAATGCAAGAAGGATTAAGGAGCATGCCGATATAGCAGAAAAAGAAATCGAAGCTTTGGAATTACAAGTTACTAAACTTAATGAAGAAAAGGAAGATGCTGCTCTCCATTATCAGCAATGCATGGAGATAATTTCCAGTTTGGAGTATAAGCTCTCTTGTGCTGAAGAGGAGGTGCATAGGCTAAATTCCAAGATAGTTGATGGGGTTGAAAAGTTACAGAGTTCAGAACAGAAATGTCTTCTCTTGGAGACATCAAATCACACTCTGCAGTCAGAATTACAATCTTTGGCACAAAAAGTGGGGTCTCAAAGTGAAGAACTTAATGAGAAGCAGCAGGAATTGGGTAGACTTTGGGGTTGCATACAAGAGGAGAGACTGCGATTCATTGAGGCTGAAACTGCTTTCCAAACTCTTCAGCAGTTGCATTCTCAGTCTCAGGAAGAGCTTAGATCTCTTGCTTCTGAACTTAACAGTAAAGTGGAAATACTGGGGAATGTGGAATCTCGTAAGCAGGCTTTAGAGGATGAAGTACACAGGGTGAGTGAGGAAAACAAAATTCTAAATGAGGTCAAAATTTCTTCATCTTTGTCTATAAAAAATTTGCAGGatgagattttgaatttgaggGAGACAATAGAGAAAGTTGAACAGGAGGTGGAGCTTCGAATTGATGAAAGAAATGCTCTTCAGCAAGAAATTTACTGTCTTAAAGAGGAGCTTAATGATGTGAATAAAAAACATGAAGCCATGATAGAGGAAGTCCGGTCAACTGACTTAGACCCACAGTGCTTTGGATCATCTGTGAAAAAATTGCAAGATGAGAACTTAAAGCTGAAGGAAACATGTGAGGCTGACAAAGGAGAGAAAGAAGCTCTTTTGGTAAAATTGGAAACCATGGAGAAACTTCTGGAGAAAAATACTGTTTTAGAGAATTCCCTTTCAGACTTGAATGCTGAGCTGGATAGCGTCAGAGGAAAGGTAAATGTGTTGGAAGAAACATGCCAATCTCTACTAGTGGAGAAATCAAATCTTGCTGCTGAGAAGGCCACCTTGTTTTCTCAGTTACAATCCACAACTGAAAAGCTGGAGAAGCTCTCAGAAAAGAGCAACCTATTGGAAAATTCACTATTTGATGTGAATGCTGAACTTGAAGGGTTAAGGGTGAAGTCCAAGGTATTAGAAGACACATGTCGATCACTTGACCATGAGAAGTCCAGTATCTGTCAAGAGAAAGAAACCTTAGTTTCACAGTTGAACATAACTCATCAAACACTGAAAGATCTTGAGAAACTGCACAGTGAATTGGAATTGAAGCATTTGGAACTAAAAGGAGAAAGGGAGTCTGCACTTCAAAAGGTAGAAGAGCTACTAGTTTCCCTATATTCTGAGAGGGAAGAGAATTCCAGagttttgaaattgaatgaagATGAATTGGCTGAGAAGGAATTACAAATTCTTATTCTACAAGAAGATGCAAATTGCAAGAAAAAGGAATATGAGGAGGAACTGGACAGAGCTATACATGCTCAACTTGAAATTTTCATCTTGCAGAAATGTATTGATGATTTGGAGAAAAAGAACCTCTCCCTTCTAGTTGAGTGTCAGAGACTTTTGGAGGCTTCCAAAATGTCGGACAAAATGATATCTAAATTGGAGACTGAAAATGTTCAAAAGCAGGTTGATGTGAATTCTCTGTctgagaaaattaaaatactaaggATTGGCTTGATTCAGGTGTTGAAGACTCTTGACAATAACAGTGGGCATTTCGGTGAGGATATGCTTGAAGAAGGCCAAATGCTCCTGAACCACATATATGGAAAACTTCAGGAGAGGCAGAAATCTTTTGACACAATTTTCAATGGAAGCCAACAAATGGCCATTGAGAATTCAATTCTGATTACATTCCTAGAGCAGTTGAAACTAAAGGTGGAAAATCTTGTGACACAAAGGGACACCCTTGATGAGGAGTTCAATATCCAGTCTAAGCAGTTCTTGGCATTGCAAATAGAGGTCCAAAAGATATTGCAGAAGAATCAGGAGTTGGAGTTGACAATAagcaaaggagaagagagaaTGGAAGTAATGACAATTGAGACAGACAATCTACGAAAGCAGTTGTCAGACTTGGAAAAGAGTCACAACAATTTACAGGAGGATAGTTGCAAGATATTGGAAGAGAAGAAGTCCTTGACAAGAAGATTTCTAGATCTGGGTGAAGAGAAAAGTAACTTGGAAGAAGAAATATGCGTCATGATCCATGAGGCAATAGCTCAATCTAATCTTTCCCTGATTTACGAGAATATTATCTTTGAAAAACTCATGGAACTTAAAGAGCTAGGTGAAGATCTTGATAAACATTGTTCAGCAAATAATGACCTTGATGAGAGATTAAGAGTAATGATGTGCAAATTAGAAAATGCAGAAATGGAAAATTCACATCTTAAAGAGTCATTCGTAAAGTCAAACGTTGAACTACATTTAGTTGAATCTATCAATGGTCAATTGAGCTGTCAGATTAGGGATGAAAGGGAGATGTTGCATCTAAAGGAAAATGAACTTTTGGAAGCAGCTGAGATGTTTCATGTTTTACATACTGAGAAAACAGAATTGCAAAGAATGGTGGAAGATCTGAAGATTAAATATGATGAAGCTAGGGTGATGCTTGAAGAACAGGctaatcaaattttgaaattgtccTCAGACAAGGATCATCAAAATGAAGAGCTCCTATGCCTGTCTGAAGTGAATCAGAAGTTGGAGTCTGAAATGGGGTACCTACGTCAAGAGCTTGGAGAAACTAAACTGAGGGAAAAGAAGCTAGGTGATGAAGTACTTAAGGGAACAAATGAGATTGAACAATGGGAAACTCAGGCTTCAACACTCTTTGCTGAACTGCAGATTTCTGCTGTCAATGAAACATTATTTGAAGGAAAGGTCTGTGAACTAAATGAGATGTTTCGTGTTTTACATACTGAGAAAACAGAATTGCAAAGAATGGTGGAAGATCTGAAGACTAAATATGATGAAGCCAGGGTTATGCTTGAGGAAAAGGCTAGTCGAATTTTGAAATTGTCCTCAGACAAGGATCGTCAAAATGAAGAGCTCATATGCCTGTGTGAAGTGAATCAGAAGTTGGAGTCTGAAATCGGGTACCTACGTCGAGAGCTCGGAGATACTAAACTGAGGGAAAAGAAGCTAGGTGATGAAGTACTTAAGGGAACAAATGAGATTGAACAATGGGAAACTCAGGCTTCAACACTCTTTGCTGAACTGCAGATTTTTGCTGTCAATGAAACATTATTTGAAGGAAAGGTTTGTGAGCTAGCTGATGCATGTGAGAATCTTGAACGTAGAAACTACTCCAAAGACATGGAAAGTGAGCATCTGAAAGAAAGAGTTAGCGAGCtggaagttgaaaatggaagacTGTGTGAACAATTAATTGCTTATGTCCCTGCTGTCAGTGCTTTGAATGATTGTATAACATCTCTGGAGATGCAGACTCTTGCACATGAAAAGCCTCATGACCATGAAGAATCAAAG GTTAATAGTTTGGTGAATAATGAATGCACTGAAAATGGTCGACAAACAGATGAAGATCGGACTGTTGTGGCACCAGACGCACTCCCTTACTTCCAAGACATGCAGAGAAGGATCAATGCAATTGCAATGGCAGTTAAGCAGTTAAATGAAAGTTTTAAATCTAAGCATGTAGAGAACATGCAAGCAAGCAAGCATGTTACTCAAGCAGATCAAGCAAGGCCAGATACCCCGGTTACCGAGATTGAAGTTCTGCCAAAAGACATCATGCTTGATCAAATATCTGAATGTTCATCATATGGGATAAGTAGGAGGAGAGAAATTCTTGAGGCTGATGATCAGATGCTTGAGTTGTGGGAGACAGCAGATAAGGATGCCGCAATTGGCAAGCAAGCTGAAAAGACACAGAAGATGGTTGCTGAAGCTGCTGGCAATCATCAAAGAGGAGCAACCATGGAACTCAGAAATAAATATCCTTCAACAGATTCCTTGGTGGAAAAGGAGTTGAGTGTGGACAAGTTAGAGGTCTCAAGAAGATTGACACTACCACGCGAAGAAGGGAACCAGAGCAAGATTTTGGAGAGACTTGATTCTGATGCACAGAAGTTGACAAACCTCCAAATCACCGTACAAGATTTGATGAAGAAGGTAGAGATTAATGAGAAGAGCACAAAGGGAAAAGGTGTTGAGTTTGATGAGGTGAAAGGGCAGCTTGAAGCAGCTCAGGAGAACATCACAAAGTTGTTTGACACCAACCGCAAGTTGATGATGAATATGGAAGAGGGTACCTTGTCTTCTGTTGGGAAGGATGCAGCAGAGTCGGGTGAAAGTGGAAGTGTCAGCAGAAGGAGAGTTTCAGAACAGGCACGTAGAGAATCAGAAAAAATAGGACAACTGCATTTGGAGGTGCAAAGACTGCAGTTTTTACTGCTGAAACTAGGTGAtggaaaagaaatcaaagagaaaacaaaaatgactgATCGAAGTCCACGAGTGCTTTTGCGAGATTATATCTATGGTGGGATGAGAACCAACaaccaaaagaagaagaaaaagctaCCCTTTTGTGCATGTGTGCGACCTCCCACCAAGGGAGATTGA